AGACACTATAATGTACTTTTACAACAAAGAATTTTGTTTCCTGGGTAATTTCCTTTTGATTTCTGGTTGAAGACCTATAGCCGATAAGGATTGGTGATGCATTCCAGATTCTTACTAGTGGCTGAAGAATTGAACAAAAATAGtcgattaattataattaataatataataattattattgttgaTACACAGCTTTTCGGGAAGGGTTTTGAAAAGCGATAGTTTGTTACTACTGGGACAAGAGGTTGGAAAATCGTCTTTTATTTCCCTGTTACTTTAGTTGGATTTTGGCAGTCAAtttcaagaaataaaaaattaaactggCGTGAAGTTAGATGCACGTATTTGAGGTTGGATACACGCATGACCGGAtacataaagttgacgatacTTTGTTACTTCTAACTAAATCTGCCGTTCAAATCATTACATGATGAGAGCATAAActatgatgacgtcatgtaaTAGGGCAGATGCTGGCGAAGTTGTGTCTGCTATTTCGCTTGCTACGTCATTGTAATCTTAAAATAGGCAATGACATATCAACTGAAGTTAAGAATATGCTGTGGGGTGGTATATAAGGCCACATAGTTGTCCTTGCCCTTCCAAACGAACTTGATATAAGAGAAGACTTTCGATCGTTACCAGGTAGTTATACCTTGAAGAAACGATGTATATATGCTAGAAGCCTGTTGTTAGCTTTAGGTTTGAAATCGCAAGCTGTCGCATTTGCTTATATGTggtatttattatttaagttttattactGTGTCCTGACATACATTAGGTATTAGACCGGATATACATCCGTGCTGAAGGCTGACATAAACGTTTCATAATATCATTGAAGAATTCACATTTGTATTCACAGTTTTTCTAAACGATGTCTCAGCAATCTTCTAAACGGACGTTTGAGGAACGAACTTCTAGTTACAAGCGGCATTTCGGGGATGGTCCTGCTCGTTTCTCCTATACCACAAGTTCTCCAGGTCGCCAGACATCCAATTCATCTCGAATGTTCCGGTATGATGACAACATAAACATCCATGATCTTCAGGGCGTGCGAGTGTTACtaagaaaatcttttaacaGTTATTCATCGAGCTCTGCCGGAGGAGCAGGAGCAGGAACAGGAGCAGGAGCAGGAGCAGGAGCAGCATCAGCTTCTGCTCCGGCATATGGAGGAGAATCCTCCAGCTCATCTCGCATCAGAACGATGCGTTCTGCGCCACTTGGAAGTGCAGTCAGCATGCAAGATATTAACATGATGGCTGACGCGCTCGGCCCAGAATTCCAAGATTTACGGGTCAACGAAAAGGAGGAACTGAAAGTTTTGAACTCGAGATTCGCTGGTTACATCCAAAAGGTGCGTAGTTGGTTAATGGGTTTCTCAGAAACTTTTTTAAGCGACGTCTCTTGTAATATTCCGCTGATCGTGGATCTGCTGACGTGAATTTTTGAACCAGGTTAGAAGCTTGgagcaagaaaacaaaattttacaagcTCAGCTTGACCAGTTCAATGCAATCCAACCGTCAAACCTGCAAGACATGTACGAGGAGGAAATGTCTAGGTAAGAATGCAACCAAACTAAAATTGGCTAAACGTTTTGCTTTCCTTTTCCTGAATATATAACCTGCTTGGCTACTTATATGACATATGCTGACAAATTAATTGTGACATTGCAGGCTTCGACGTGAAGTGGACACGATAACTGGTCAAAAATCCAGCATCCAACTGCAATTGGATAACGCTCTGACTGAGATGGAAAAGTGGAGAAGAAGGTTGGTTGATATAAACTTACGTGTACGGCATTTGTAGTATGCAGATAATTATATGTGAACCGCTACGTGCGTGTGtgaaaaatagaaatgaaAAGAAGTTTTAGACAAGAATTTGAATAGTTCAAAACTATCCTTGAACACGGTTAAGTTTTATAAATACAATTAGTAAAATGAACACAATGCTTTCACTTCTTGCTTAATTTCACAGATATGAAGATGAGGCTGCCAATACTCGGGAGCTTGAAAATGACCTCAATGACATGAGGAAGGATTGTGATGACGCCACACTCGTCCGTTTAGATTTGGAAAGAAGACTGGAAACTCTTCAAGAAGAAATTGCATTCCTAAAGAATGTCCAGGAacaagtaaaaatgtttttgacagACAGATTATGACCATAAGATTTACATACCGGTTATTGCAAATGGAAGACACTTTTTTACTGCTCGCAAGTAAAGCTTAGGCCTActtaaagattttaaaatgatGAGTTGTAAAATGCAGGAAGTGGCGGAACTTAAGGAGCAATTAAAGAAAACGGAAATCAAAGTAGAGATGGCTCCCGGTCCAGATCTGGAAGAGCTGGTTGAGGACATGAGAAATCAATACGAAAAACTTGCTGCTAGAAACCGCGCAGACGCTGAGCAGTGGTACACCGAAAAGGTATACGCTTTACCCAAGATAAAGTTTGCCCACTTTTCAGATTTAGCAATTGgtggtttgatttatttaaaagGTGGAGGCTATGCAAATGCAATCTGCTCAAAATGAGGATAACCTTCGAAATGTTCGCAACGATATCAGTGAATACAGAAAAACGGTTCAAACTCTTAACCTCGAGCTAGACTCGCTGCGCGGTTCGGTAAGAATAAAGTATAAGTATAATATTAATCACAGCATTTCGACAGAAAAAAGTACATTTTCTTCTCCAGAACGATTCTTTGCAACGCACCATCGCGGAACTTGAACAGAGATATAATCGAGACGTACAACAGCATCAAGAAACAGCGGATACTCTGCGTGTGAGAAATATCAAGTTCAAGTTGCTACATTTCATTTATAACTTATTTCATATACACTGAACCTAAGGTTTTATAACGTTCATATTCGCATTCAGGCTGAATGCAATGGTTTGAAAGCTCAAATGGGCCAGCACCTACGTCAGTATCAGGAACTTATGGATGTCAAGATGGCGCTTGATATAGAAATTGCAACTTACAGAAAGCTTCTCGAAGGGGAGGAATCAAGGTGACCTTTCGTGTTAAGTTAATGCATGTCTATATTGATGTGGTATAGttactttaaatatttgaCTCATGAGGCAActtctaaatttttttaagtaacCTCATGAGCTGCCTTTAGAATCTAAATGGTTGTTTAAATGGTTGGTTGCAAATTAACGATGCTCGTTactaatttgtaatttttaaggtagttatttttaaaataggCCCCACTGtgtatgtttattttaatagaACATTTTTGGGAAAAGAATTTTAGCTATAGGTTTCGGTTTCATTGTAAACGTTGAAACCAagataaaagaaaaagatgAAACTATTTTTAGACTCACAGACAAAGTAAGACCATCATCTCAAAGTGGATATAAATCAGGATACACAACTACACTTCGCAGAGGTAATCCAAAAATTACGCTGCAACTGGCTCGTGAGATccataaattaatttttttgtatcaaAGGCACATTATAGGCTACCAGTTGAACAATAGTTGTGAAAACACGTTTaagtaccgtattttcttgaatagaaaccacCCTTGAATAGAAGACGCCCTCGAATAGAAACCgcacgatttgattaaaaattaacaatagaagccgccctcgaatagaagccgccctcgcATAGAAGCAGCAGAAGACAATGCTGAAATCGCTTCGGTGTAATATAAAGGCTGTCATTGAGAGCTTGCACATGCGAAAAACAGCAGTTGTCACATTACAATAATGATCGGAtagtaatagaataaaacCTTTTGTCAAAA
Above is a window of Clavelina lepadiformis chromosome 8, kaClaLepa1.1, whole genome shotgun sequence DNA encoding:
- the LOC143469717 gene encoding desmin-like — its product is MSQQSSKRTFEERTSSYKRHFGDGPARFSYTTSSPGRQTSNSSRMFRYSSSSAGGAGAGTGAGAGAGAASASAPAYGGESSSSSRIRTMRSAPLGSAVSMQDINMMADALGPEFQDLRVNEKEELKVLNSRFAGYIQKVRSLEQENKILQAQLDQFNAIQPSNLQDMYEEEMSRLRREVDTITGQKSSIQLQLDNALTEMEKWRRRYEDEAANTRELENDLNDMRKDCDDATLVRLDLERRLETLQEEIAFLKNVQEQEVAELKEQLKKTEIKVEMAPGPDLEELVEDMRNQYEKLAARNRADAEQWYTEKVEAMQMQSAQNEDNLRNVRNDISEYRKTVQTLNLELDSLRGSNDSLQRTIAELEQRYNRDVQQHQETADTLRAECNGLKAQMGQHLRQYQELMDVKMALDIEIATYRKLLEGEESRLTDKVRPSSQSGYKSGYTTTLRRGYSGFDQGAAANGDDVETVTTKKVVVKTIETKDGKVVSQSEDVRESSGDHDDF